In Candidatus Bathyarchaeota archaeon, a single window of DNA contains:
- a CDS encoding GYD domain-containing protein: MLFITLVKLRRYITKDDMDRVKAGLKESEKAGAKTLSMYFTLGRYDVVLVSDCPDEKTHMKMAMQFGDLASSESLVAIQVEEVEKLLE; this comes from the coding sequence TTGCTCTTTATAACATTGGTAAAGCTGAGACGATATATAACGAAAGATGACATGGATAGAGTAAAGGCGGGTTTAAAGGAATCTGAGAAGGCGGGAGCCAAAACATTGTCGATGTATTTTACACTTGGCAGATATGATGTCGTTTTAGTTTCAGATTGCCCTGATGAAAAAACCCATATGAAGATGGCTATGCAGTTTGGTGATCTCGCCAGCTCTGAGTCTTTGGTAGCTATCCAAGTGGAAGAAGTTGAAAAACTACTTGAATAA